The Nitrospira sp. genome contains a region encoding:
- a CDS encoding amidohydrolase family protein: protein MSHFPRRWYPLAGTVAGARGVPPFTASATKPRGPIDPLTGAKAALAGRVVTMDDAWTVKPNAVLFIDQGTIVAVQDRAQRPPAGFDDVDVVETDGTLFPGLIELHNHLSYNALPLWSPVPKLFQHRGQWPDHPDYRKLISGPMTVVGKYRDAHGNPSLLAPLIRYVECKCLLGGVTTSQGIMLSSNAGVQRYYRGIVRNVENTDDPALSEAKARIPDLDAKSARSFLARLKKEDSCFLLHLSEGITTSGQASSIARKHFLSLQVAPNEWALNDRFAAIHAAGLLPEDFAVLGEHGGSMVWSPLSNLLLYGATARVEDAKRVGVRIGLGSDWSPSGSKNLLGELKVAWLYSQHLLGGLFSARELIAMATREAAKILKWHDALGTLEAGKRADVVVIAGQEGDPYDALIQAKETAISLVMINGVARYGFSGLMSTLGAKGETVRVGGKARRLFLQQETGDPDVAKISLRAARTALQKAFRDLPKLARALETPRSRVIRRAVLDRQEPVVWTLALDEIQATGTDLRPRLPLNGPRDFTGPDRISQRAAAMPLSQLLRPITLDPLTVADDSNFLAEISNQPNLPEPIRSGLAELY, encoded by the coding sequence GACAAAGCCGCGTGGGCCGATTGATCCGCTGACAGGCGCGAAGGCCGCGCTGGCGGGACGGGTCGTCACCATGGACGACGCGTGGACCGTGAAGCCTAACGCCGTCCTGTTCATCGACCAGGGAACTATCGTCGCAGTGCAGGACCGTGCCCAGCGGCCGCCGGCCGGCTTCGACGATGTCGACGTGGTAGAGACCGACGGCACGCTTTTCCCCGGTTTGATCGAACTCCACAATCATCTCAGCTATAACGCGCTACCGCTGTGGAGTCCCGTGCCGAAATTGTTCCAGCACCGTGGCCAATGGCCGGATCATCCCGATTACCGCAAACTCATCAGCGGTCCCATGACCGTGGTGGGAAAATACCGGGACGCCCACGGGAACCCTTCGTTGTTGGCTCCGCTCATTCGTTATGTCGAGTGTAAATGTCTCCTCGGAGGTGTCACGACGAGTCAGGGAATTATGTTGAGCAGCAACGCCGGCGTGCAGCGATACTATCGAGGAATTGTGCGCAACGTGGAGAACACCGACGACCCGGCTCTCTCCGAGGCTAAAGCCCGGATCCCGGACCTCGATGCCAAGAGCGCCCGATCATTTCTGGCACGGCTGAAAAAGGAGGACAGTTGTTTCCTTCTCCATCTGAGCGAGGGGATCACCACCTCCGGACAGGCCAGTTCGATCGCCCGTAAACATTTTCTCTCCCTTCAGGTGGCGCCGAACGAGTGGGCGCTCAATGATCGATTCGCGGCGATTCATGCGGCTGGTTTGTTGCCCGAAGACTTCGCGGTGCTGGGAGAACATGGAGGGTCGATGGTCTGGTCGCCGCTCAGCAACTTGCTGCTCTATGGAGCCACGGCGCGGGTGGAAGACGCGAAGCGAGTGGGCGTGCGCATCGGCCTCGGCAGTGACTGGTCCCCGTCGGGAAGCAAAAACTTACTCGGCGAGCTTAAAGTCGCCTGGCTTTATTCTCAGCATCTCTTGGGAGGACTGTTCAGTGCGCGCGAGTTGATCGCGATGGCGACACGGGAGGCGGCCAAAATTCTCAAGTGGCATGACGCGCTCGGGACGCTCGAAGCAGGCAAGCGTGCCGATGTGGTCGTCATCGCCGGCCAGGAGGGGGATCCCTACGACGCACTGATTCAGGCGAAGGAAACGGCAATCAGTCTGGTCATGATCAACGGGGTCGCCCGCTACGGATTTTCTGGGTTGATGAGTACGCTCGGTGCGAAGGGAGAGACGGTGCGGGTGGGTGGAAAGGCGAGACGACTATTTCTACAGCAAGAGACCGGCGATCCGGACGTTGCCAAGATTTCCCTGCGTGCAGCCAGGACCGCGCTGCAAAAGGCCTTCCGTGACCTCCCAAAGCTCGCCCGGGCGCTGGAGACGCCGCGATCACGAGTCATCAGGCGGGCCGTATTGGATAGGCAAGAGCCGGTGGTATGGACCTTGGCCCTCGATGAGATTCAAGCGACAGGAACCGATCTGCGGCCGCGGTTGCCGTTGAATGGGCCTCGGGACTTCACGGGCCCTGACCGGATCTCCCAGCGAGCCGCGGCCATGCCGCTCTCGCAGCTGCTCCGGCCGATCACGCTCGATCCGCTCACCGTGGCGGACGATTCCAATTTTCTGGCGGAGATTTCGAATCAGCCCAACCTGCCTGAGCCGATACGCTCGGGTCTTGCGGAACTCTACTGA